One Halalkalicoccus subterraneus genomic window, CGTCCTGTGTATCTCCGACGAAGTCTACGAGCACATCGTCTTCGAGGGCGAGCACCGTTCTCCCCTCGAATTAGCGGAGACGGACAACGTCGTGGTCGTGAGCGCCTGCTCGAAGACCTACTCGATGACCGGCTGGCGACTCGGCTGGATCACCGGCTCGAACCGCCGGATCGAGCGCATGCTGCGGGTCCACCAGTACGCCCAGGCCTGTGCGAGCGCGCCCGCCCAGTACGCCGCCGAGGCCGCCCTCTCGGGTCCCCAAGAGCCCGTCGAGGGGATGGTCGAGACCTTCGAGGAGCGCCGGGATCTCGTCCTCGACGGGCTGGCCGACATGGGTCTCGAAACACCCACCCCGCAGGGAGCCTTCTACGCCATGCCGAAGGTGCCCGAGGGGTGGGTCGAGGAAGTGATCGACCGGGGCGTGGTCGTCGTCCCCGGCGAAGCCTTCGGCGAGAACGGTGCGGGCTACGCACGGCTCTCGTACGCGACGAGTACCGAGGAACTCGAAGACGCCCTCGGGATCATGCGCGAGGCGACCCGGGCGGTGCGGTGATCTCGCGGTCGGGCCGCGGTCGACCGGGTTAAAACTCCGTCGGACGTTCCCCGTATCGACGATCGTTTATCCGAATCCGAGTAACGTTCATGAGAATGGTGGATCCTGATCCGACGTGTGGACGTCGTGAGGTACCTCGAACGGACCGAAATCACGGACACGATAGGCCGATCGAACCGGGGAGGCGCGGACGATGGACGTAGTCAACCGGGTGTTCAACGCCGAAAGCGATCACGGCACGTTCGTCTACTTCATCGCCGCCATCGCCGCGCTCAACGGGCTGTTGTTCGGCTTCGACGTCGGCGTCATCTCCGGGGCGCTGTTGTACATCGACCAGTCGTTCACCCTCTCGCCGTTCATGCAGGGGCTCGTGACCAGCAGCGTGCTCGTGGGGGCGATGATCGGGGCGGCCACCGGCGGGAAGTTGGCCGACCGCTTCGGCCGGCGGCGGCTGACGCTTGCGGGCGCGGTCGTGTTCTTCGTCGGCTCGTTCGGGATGGCCCTCTCGCCGACGCTCGGCTGGCTGATCGTCTGGCGGGTCGTCGAGGGCGTCGCCGTCGGCGTCGCCTCGATCGTCGGCCCGCTGTACATCGCCGAGACGGCCCCGCCGGACGTCCGGGGGGCGCTCGGATTCCTCCAGCAGCTGATGATCACCATCGGGATCCTGCTGGCCTACGGCGTCAACTACCTCTTCGCGCCGGAGTTCCTCGGGATCATCGGGTGGCGCTGGATGCTCTGGTTCGGGGCCGTCCCCGCCGCGGTGCTTGCGGTCGGGACGTACTTCCTACCCGAGAGCCCGCGCTGGCTCGTCGAGAACGAACGCGTCGAGGAAGCCCGAAGCGTGCTCTCGCGCATCCGCGACACCGACGCGGTCGGCGAGGAGGTCGAGGAGATCCGCGAGGTCAGCGAGATCGAGGAGAAGGGGGGCCTCTCGGACCTACTGGAACCGTGGGTCCGCCCGGCACTGATCGTCGGGGTGGGACTGGCGATCATCCAGCAGTTCAGCGGCATCAACACGATCATCTACTACGCGCCGACGATCCTCAGCAACATCGGCTTCGGCGACATCGCCTCGCTGGCCGGCACCATCGGCGTCGGGGTCGTCAACGTGGCGCTGACGGTCGTGGCCGTCCTGTTGGTCGATCGGGTCGGCCGGCGGCCGCTGTTGCTCGTCGGCACGGCGGGAATGACGGTGATGCTCGCTATTTTGGGGCTTGGTTTCTTCCTGCCCGGCCTCTCGGGGATCATCGGCTACGTGACGCTAGGAAGCATGTTTCTGTATGTCGCCTTCTACGCGATCAGCCTCGGGCCGGTGTTCTGGCTGCTGATCTCCGAGATCTACCCGCTTCGGATCCGCGGGACCGCCGAGGGCGTCGCCAGCGTCTTCAACTGGGGCGCGAACTTCCTCGTCGGGCTGACCTTCCTCCCGCTGATCGACCGGATCGGGGAGGGCTATTCGTTCTGGATCCTCGGGGCCTTCTGTCTGCTGGCGTTCGTCTTCATCTACGCTCGCGTCCCCGAGACGATGGGGCGGTCGCTCGAGGAGATCGAGGCCGATCTGCGCAACAACGCCATCATGGGTCCTGACGCGGACGTCGAGGACTCCGAACGGGAGCACCGTACCGACTGAGGCTGGGTGCCGGTGTCGCCATTCGGCTCGGTGACACATGGTCGCCGTCCAGTTCGCCGACCCGCTACCTCCCCGAGAGGACCCGCGCGAACGTTCGGACGCGTTCGGCGGCGCGGTCGTCGGCGTGATCGAAGGCCAGCCGACGCACCCGTTCGCGCTCCTCAGTATGAGCCTCCGGCGATTCGAACAGCTCCTCGAGCGCGTCGAGTAGCTCCTCGAACGTCTCGGCGACGGGACCGGGCGTGACTTCGTCGTAGTCGAGGTTGAACCCGGGGCGTTCAGCGTACTCCTCGCGATCGTAGGCGTAGAAGGCAACCGGCCGGTCGAGCAGCAAATAATCGAAGTAGACCGACGAGTAGTCCGTCACAAGCGCGTCGACTTCTCGAAACGTGGGGTAGACGTCGAACTCGGCCGGGAGAAAGCGAAGGGAATCGAACCGTTCCCCGTCGACGTCGGGCTCGTTGAACGGGTGGAACTTCACGAGCATCGCCGCGTCGTGGTCGGCGAGGAACGCGTCCAGTCGCTCGAAGTCGACGTGTTCGGCGGGCGCGCACTCTCCCTCGCGGTACGTCGGCAGGTAGGCGACCAACCGATCGGCGTCGATGTCGGCGATGGCGTCGAGGAGGTCGTCGTCCTGTCGGATCCGTTCGCCGGGGACCTCTCGGGCGAGCGCGTCGTTGCGCGGATAGCCCGTCACCGGAAAATCGGGATCGATCCTGAACGCCGACCGGAAGGAATCGGCGAACCCGGCCGCGGTGAGGGTGAGGGCGTCGAACTGGTGGTACGTGTATCGGAGCCGGAGTCGTTCGAGCAGCGGGAACGCCGCGAAGCTCGGCGCGTCGGTCGCGATGCGCTTCAGCGGGACGCCGTGCCAGAGCTGGATCAGGTACGCCCCGCCGGTCGGCCACAGCGGCATGTCCGTCATGGTACCGGTAACGAAGACGACGCCCGCCCGTAACATCGCCATCCGTCCTCGGAGCGAATCGGCACGGTGGGCGTCGAACCCGTTCGCACGGAGTTCGGCCACCGTTTCCTCGCGTTTCGAGATCCACACCGGCCGGGCGTCCCCCTCGCGTGCGACGTTCAAGAAGAGGTACTTCGCGTTCCCCTCGAAACGCTCACCGCCGCGGGAGCCGAACACCCACAACGAGTCCTCGCGCGGCACGAACCGCGCGAGGCGATGGGCGAGCAGCGAACAGGCCTCCCGGAG contains:
- a CDS encoding sugar porter family MFS transporter, which produces MDVVNRVFNAESDHGTFVYFIAAIAALNGLLFGFDVGVISGALLYIDQSFTLSPFMQGLVTSSVLVGAMIGAATGGKLADRFGRRRLTLAGAVVFFVGSFGMALSPTLGWLIVWRVVEGVAVGVASIVGPLYIAETAPPDVRGALGFLQQLMITIGILLAYGVNYLFAPEFLGIIGWRWMLWFGAVPAAVLAVGTYFLPESPRWLVENERVEEARSVLSRIRDTDAVGEEVEEIREVSEIEEKGGLSDLLEPWVRPALIVGVGLAIIQQFSGINTIIYYAPTILSNIGFGDIASLAGTIGVGVVNVALTVVAVLLVDRVGRRPLLLVGTAGMTVMLAILGLGFFLPGLSGIIGYVTLGSMFLYVAFYAISLGPVFWLLISEIYPLRIRGTAEGVASVFNWGANFLVGLTFLPLIDRIGEGYSFWILGAFCLLAFVFIYARVPETMGRSLEEIEADLRNNAIMGPDADVEDSEREHRTD
- a CDS encoding CDP-glycerol glycerophosphotransferase family protein, producing the protein MALLREACSLLAHRLARFVPREDSLWVFGSRGGERFEGNAKYLFLNVAREGDARPVWISKREETVAELRANGFDAHRADSLRGRMAMLRAGVVFVTGTMTDMPLWPTGGAYLIQLWHGVPLKRIATDAPSFAAFPLLERLRLRYTYHQFDALTLTAAGFADSFRSAFRIDPDFPVTGYPRNDALAREVPGERIRQDDDLLDAIADIDADRLVAYLPTYREGECAPAEHVDFERLDAFLADHDAAMLVKFHPFNEPDVDGERFDSLRFLPAEFDVYPTFREVDALVTDYSSVYFDYLLLDRPVAFYAYDREEYAERPGFNLDYDEVTPGPVAETFEELLDALEELFESPEAHTEERERVRRLAFDHADDRAAERVRTFARVLSGR